The Gracilimonas sediminicola sequence GACTGATCCTGGTAAAAGGGATCGAGGCCGGCGTACACAAACCTTGGGTGAGGGATACGTGCCGAATGACCATAATTGAAGAACAACACCTGGTTTTCTCTCACCGGGAAAGAAACGTTTACCTTTGGCAGGAAAATGAACTTATACCGATTGCCGAAAATCTCTGTGGTCTCATCAAGATAGTCCTGTGCAATAAATTCGGGGATGGTGGAATAGGTGTTTGGATCCAACGCTTCCTTCACCCTTTCATCTACATATGAGCCGGGAGACCAATATTCAAAACGCCCGCCGATGTTTGCAATCAGTCCGTTGTAACGGATTTTATCGGTTATAAAAAAGGCACCTCTCGTCGGCTTAACCCTCCAGGCATCAAAGCTTTCACCTACACGGAATGTTTCTGAAACCGTGTTTTCATCAATCCGGATAGGGGCACCAATCCATGGGCGTGTGATGTCAATCCACTGGTAGTCATTGAATTTCATTTCAAAGCCAAACACCAGCTGATTATTACGCTCATTGAAATACTTGGTGAGGCTTGACTTCAGCGTCAGTTCTTCTGCAAAGTGATCGTGCCACAGTGTTGCGATACCACCGTTATTGATATAACCCGGACCGGCAAGCACATAGGTGAAGTCGTCTGTTCCCTGAAACTCTTCTCCCGGGTAGGTGTTGATACTGCCCGGATCAAATTCCCCATCCACATTTTCAGGTCTCCAGTTTCTACCATTGGCATCTGCCCTTAAGCGGGTAAACAACCGACTTGCCTGCACTTCGTAAAAAGCGGTTTGAGAAATGGTATGTGTCCACTTCAGGTAGGAAAGGTTGCTGTCGTGAGTGTAGGTGTTTGCGTTGTCGAGAAAGCCGTTTGAGAAAGCAAACTGGAAGCCGGGCTGAATCTGGGTATCAGCGCCGGTAATCTGAAGCATCCGCGTATTCTGGTTGATGGTCAACGATCGCTGGTAAGCGCCCTGCAAGCGCATCCCCGGCTTGATGTTGTAGGTCAGTTTCATCATCCCGTTCCACCGGTTGCCTTGTCTGGGCGACCAAAAATCATTGTCAACAATGGATGAACGGATCTGGTCTGCGGATAATTTGGTATAACCATCGGCTGTGGCGAACTGCCCGGTGGCGAAGAAATACACATCACCCGGGATATTGAGGCCTGCCAGCGGTAATAATTTTTGTGTGATAGGTTCCGGCCCGCCGATGCTTAATTCATAAACGTCTTCAAAAAAGTTAGACTCGTGAGACATTACATTGGAACCGAAATTATCCCGTTTGTGAGAAAAGCTGCCTTCGTAGCGGTCGCCGCCATCACGGGTTTGAACCGATACCACACCCGAAGTTACGTCACCATATTCAGCACCTACCCCACCGGTTATCACTTCCACATTACTAAATGAGTTGGAACCCAAGTCTAATCCAAATCCGGTTCCTGCCAGCGGATCTTGAGCAGAAACACCATCAACTACATAGCCGGTTTCGTAAGCCCGCCCGCCTTTGATGTATAGTCCGGTTGGATCCTTAACCACTCCGGATTGCAGGGCAACCGCATCCTCTACTTTCTGGATGGGAGCGGCTTCAATATCCGATCGGGAAATGGTGGATGAAGTAGAGGATTTTTCCACATCAAAAATAGGAGCTTCACCTACAACAATTACTTCTTCTTCGGCACTTAAAACTTGCTCACGCAGTGCATAGTTTAATTCTGTGGTTTCGCCAGCCTCAACCTGAATACCGGTAAGCAAAACGGTCTCAAAACCCACATAGGTGATTTCGATGTTATATTGACCGGGACGGATATTTCGTATCACGTATTCACCGTCAAGGTTGGTAGCCGAACCAAAAGAAGTACCAACAATTCGGACATTTACCCCAATAAGCAGTTCTTCAGTTTCATCAGCCGTTATGGTTCCGGAAATAGATCCTGTGTTTTGAGCCCACACCGAAGCCGTTCCCAAAAGCGTAAACAGTAATAAAATCAGATTAAATCTTTTCATAATAACCTCAGTTGCTGAAACCCAGTCTTTGGATACAGATATATTCAATAAAATCGGCCAAATTATTGTTGCCATTTAACAACGTTAGATCCATACCAAAATAGATTACGTTGCCCTCAGGATTTTCAATACCTACCCCTTCGAACTCAGTATAATCCTCAATTCTTCCGGTCAACGTTGTTGTTTGAAAATCAGTCTGGTATAGCAGGGTAGCTCCGGGTATTGGTTTTAGTGGAAAGATACTCGTTTGAGTTCTTTCCGTAAGAAGTGACGGCCCACCGGTCAGGCTGGGAACCTCTGTATTGTTATTGATGATAAAATTTGTACTTCTTGAACTGGCAGAACTATAATCTCCGATGGAATCTACGGGTATGAAATTAAATACATCATCATCCTGTCCAATCTCTTTCATTGGGATAGTCACAAACATGTTTCCACCCTGCTCGAAAAACTCTGTTGTAATTTCTAACGCGTGTACAATATTTCTATCTATATCATTAGATACCCAATATATATGATCCCATTTGGCCAGTGTTTTTCTAAGCGTAGGATCCACTACTGTAGGAAATTGTTCGGATAACTCAATAGTACCTAAAGATGGAGTTCCTGTGTTTATCAACCATTGATCCGGATCAATCCCAAAGCTATTCAAGTATGAAAGGTGTTCAGCTTGTTTTTCCAAGTAATCACCGGAGCCAATGTCATTCAGGAAAAGAACTTTAGATCGCTGAGGTTTTACATACCAGCTTACACTGTCTAACTCACTTACAGCACCCGCCGCATCAATAGATCGAACATAAGCTGTATTATTTGAGCCGACCTCAACTCCCGTTATTTGAATTGGGTCCCCTGATTCATCGACAGCCCGGCTGTATGACCGGCCAAGAAATACGTCTGCTGTTTTTGCCCCTTCCGTACTATTATCAACTTCCAATGAAATAAAAATGCGCCCTTCATTATCAGGTGACACCGGAATTTCAGTCCACCCATTAATGGTATCGTTTATCGCGATTTCAGTGCTGCGTATATTTAAGAGTCCGTCCGGGTCATTAAATCTCCACCCAAAACTACTGATGGAGAAGAGTGTATCCGGAGGAGTTTCCGTTTCTGAAAAAGCCACTGTTGGATTCGAATTCACAATAGGATATACCAATCGTGCTCCTACTGGATCTTTTGCACCTTCATTATCAACTGCTCTAACTTTAAAAAGCACGTCATCTACACTTTGCCCCTCTGTAATGGGCAGTATAAATGTACTATCAGAACGCTCAGTAAAAGTCCAGGCTCCTTCACTTGTATCGTTAATTGCATACTCATAGCCCACAACATACCCATCCGGGTCATTACCCCACCAGGAAATGTTAATCTGGCTGGATAACCTGAAGTCATCTCCCCTGTTTATCCTCTCAACCGTCAGGTTTGTTGAAGGGGGTTGATTTTCCGAAGCGGTGCCTGATAAACCGGCATCACACCCTGAAATAAGGATGGCCAAAGACAGCACTGCTAAAATTAGTATGGAAGACTTGTACATCTGAACTATTTGGTTTAAAAAAATAGGAATGAGGAATATTCCATCCTCATTCCAGGGAAATCCTAATTTGTTACTTAATCAGCATCATTTTCTTAATGCTTTCGAAAGAACCGGCTTCGATG is a genomic window containing:
- a CDS encoding TonB-dependent receptor; translation: MKRFNLILLLFTLLGTASVWAQNTGSISGTITADETEELLIGVNVRIVGTSFGSATNLDGEYVIRNIRPGQYNIEITYVGFETVLLTGIQVEAGETTELNYALREQVLSAEEEVIVVGEAPIFDVEKSSTSSTISRSDIEAAPIQKVEDAVALQSGVVKDPTGLYIKGGRAYETGYVVDGVSAQDPLAGTGFGLDLGSNSFSNVEVITGGVGAEYGDVTSGVVSVQTRDGGDRYEGSFSHKRDNFGSNVMSHESNFFEDVYELSIGGPEPITQKLLPLAGLNIPGDVYFFATGQFATADGYTKLSADQIRSSIVDNDFWSPRQGNRWNGMMKLTYNIKPGMRLQGAYQRSLTINQNTRMLQITGADTQIQPGFQFAFSNGFLDNANTYTHDSNLSYLKWTHTISQTAFYEVQASRLFTRLRADANGRNWRPENVDGEFDPGSINTYPGEEFQGTDDFTYVLAGPGYINNGGIATLWHDHFAEELTLKSSLTKYFNERNNQLVFGFEMKFNDYQWIDITRPWIGAPIRIDENTVSETFRVGESFDAWRVKPTRGAFFITDKIRYNGLIANIGGRFEYWSPGSYVDERVKEALDPNTYSTIPEFIAQDYLDETTEIFGNRYKFIFLPKVNVSFPVRENQVLFFNYGHSARIPHPRFVYAGLDPFYQDQSDLPNLGNPNLDREIDISYEIGLRNQITANDALNVSAFWRDKYDFVTSELITVPDIDGRPTTKAFRINGDYARSRGVEVSYIKRYKDLLQGQVSFTYSRAEGLSSTNDDNLNAINARQNVGNNIETPLAWDRPFDIKGNIRFTYDRDEPLFDLNPLNQFQMFLSAVWRSGQRYTPYEFVGFERNPVTGVRDWRPIYERLDDPAQRYSEVGPAWFYMDFNIRKWFEVNDTRIAAFLEITNILNNQSSVIINPVTGKGYKNYPSDQSSLIALRDNRSYDVPNSVRDPRYLDPTDNNLPAYENPANYLEQRHIVFGVSINF